A genomic stretch from Primulina huaijiensis isolate GDHJ02 chromosome 14, ASM1229523v2, whole genome shotgun sequence includes:
- the LOC140957951 gene encoding uncharacterized protein yields the protein MEQRNKPYAPSLVMERPLCPKCGKPHKGECLVGSGRCYRCKEIGHTTLKCPFSSDTRKVQGRIFTMKKEGANPDSSVISGNILISGKEALTLFDTGATHSFMSEVFMHSISVEPTVMPLHFNIMLPSGDEICPTSILRTCPVQMGTRLLYADFIVIPMIAFDVILGMDCLSAYRAVIDCVGNTVEFLTDNHENNEIVGLGSSISTPIISCL from the coding sequence ATGGAGCAACGCAATAAACCTTATGCGCCTTCTTTAGTTATGGAGCGACCATTATGTCCCAAGTGTGGCAAGCCACACAAAGGTGAGTGTCTAGTTGGGAGTGGCCGATGTTATAGATGCAAGGAAATAGGGCACACGACATTGAAATGTCCTTTTTCCTCTGACACAAGAAAGGTTCAGGGCAGAATTTTTACAATGAAAAAAGAAGGGGCCAATCCTGATTCTTCAGTTATATCAGGTAATATTCTAATATCTGGCAAGGAAGCACTCACATTGTTTGATACTGgtgcaacccattcttttatgtctgaagtgtttatgcattcTATCTCTGTTGAACCTACTGTTATGCCATTACACTTCAATATTATGTTGCCCTCtggtgatgagatttgtccTACTAGTATCCTTAGGACATGTCCGGTACAGATGGGTACGAGATTGTTATATGCTGATTTTATTGTGATTCCGATGAttgcatttgatgttatattgggtatgGACTGTTTATCCGCTTATCGTGCTGTAATTGATTGTGTGGGAAATACTGTGGAGTTTTTAACTGATAATCAtgagaataatgaaattgttggTCTAGGCTCATCGATAAGTACTCCCATTATTTCGTGTTTGTAA